Sequence from the Bombus pyrosoma isolate SC7728 linkage group LG3, ASM1482585v1, whole genome shotgun sequence genome:
GAAAAATATCGCGGAATCCGGCAACAAGGCCGAACGAGGAAAAAGCATTAACGAGTAGCATCGTGTACCGCGTCTGCACGCGgcaattattgttaattaaactATCCACCGGGATCGAAACTGAAATTCTCCTCGCCGAGAAATGCGGCTCGACCACGTTCTACGAGAAAGTTGGGAAACTCGACGATTCCGTAGTTCAGTCTCTAATCGTTAATATCTGCGCTGATAACGACGCTTCGTGATTTTTGTTACGTACCATTTTTACCTTTACGCGCCGATTGACATCGTGGATCGTGCAACGAAGCTTCGACGATGTTCAGCTCGATCCCATACGTCCTGGCGTTCTTCCAGCTGGACGTTCGCTCGCACATCGTTTCAAGACCATTTCTGTCGTCGTCGATGAGCGACTACGTAGCGACAATTCCCCTCGTTCTCGCAGGTGACGGAAGATTTCACGGTGATCCGAAAAACCACGCTCCGCTTGCAAGAACCGGAGACTTTGAGACGCCTGTTTTGGCCATCCGCGTCCCTCCGTCAACGAATTTGCTCGAAATTGATGCAGTACTTTAACTTCGAGTCTTTTTACGCGCTCGACTCTTCTCTCCGGCGAAAATGAACGTTCCTCGCCTTTGCCTCTCGTcgttctcttccttctttcaaAGAAAGTAGGTCCTTCGAAGGCAATCCGAATCTTTTCGTCGCAAGAGTTTTCACTCCCTTTGCAACAGCTCGTACAACGCCGCGATATACGTTTGCGCCATTTGTAGAGTCTCGAATTTGCTGAGCTTTCTGTCATTGCCGAGGCTAGGCACGACGTCCCGTAGCCTATCGAAAGCATCGTTCAGACTGTTCATCCTTCTTCTTTCACGCGCGTTCGCCGCCAGCCGTCTCTTTCTCAACACCTCGATACCCGGCGTGCCGTTTTTGATCTTCTGCATGCTCTCCTTCGCCTTTTGGCCGGGGTACTCCATCGGCGAGATGTGGAGAGCGTCGTTTTTTTGGTGGTACCTGGACGGCTCGCATTTGCCGCCTTGCTGGCTCTGAACGTAGTTTTCGTTTCTCTGCACGCTGTACGTGGCACCCAAATAAAGAATGTCGCCCCTCTGCCCATAAGGATTGCCGTTATTTCTAGGCAAAAAACCATCACCTTTCGGGATACCATAACTCTTCGCGGCGAAGAAACTCTCCTGATTCTGGCCGAACTCGCACCTGCCGTTGCTAAAGATATTGCTCGTGTGGTGCTCCATTTTTGGCGGGGTGTCGGCGCTTTGTTTGGCCGTAGCATTCTCACCGGTGAATTCGGCCCGGCTCGATACACCGTCGTAAACGTTCTCCGCGCACTCGTTCATCCTGAACGCCGGCCTGGCCGGCTCCTTCGCCGTCCTCATGTTATTCGAATGGCCGATTTGCTGCTCGTTTCGGCAACCTTCTTGGTAGTAACCCTCGTAGAACTCGGCGCAGTTGAAGCCAGTCGCGGTCACGTGAAAGCTGCCATTCGCTGCACCGATCTCTTGGTACTCGCGATTTTGACAATCCAACGAGCTCACGCTACCGCAGCTGCTACCCCTGGACCTCGGCGGTTGAGGATAGATCTCTTGATGAACCCAGCTACGAGGATTCGACTCTGGGCTACTCGCCGACCCGTAACCCTCGGAGTCTAACAGATCGTACTGTTGGAAACTGGTGTAAGCGGTCATTCTCACGGAACGTCTGTGTCTCTTCAGTTTACTCGAACTAACGATACTCGACGACGTGCAACGTGATATTTAGAACATGATGCACTAGAACTGTTCGAAGGAACGATCTCCTCAGG
This genomic interval carries:
- the LOC122566313 gene encoding protein twist-like; the encoded protein is MTAYTSFQQYDLLDSEGYGSASSPESNPRSWVHQEIYPQPPRSRGSSCGSVSSLDCQNREYQEIGAANGSFHVTATGFNCAEFYEGYYQEGCRNEQQIGHSNNMRTAKEPARPAFRMNECAENVYDGVSSRAEFTGENATAKQSADTPPKMEHHTSNIFSNGRCEFGQNQESFFAAKSYGIPKGDGFLPRNNGNPYGQRGDILYLGATYSVQRNENYVQSQQGGKCEPSRYHQKNDALHISPMEYPGQKAKESMQKIKNGTPGIEVLRKRRLAANARERRRMNSLNDAFDRLRDVVPSLGNDRKLSKFETLQMAQTYIAALYELLQRE